From Natronincola ferrireducens, the proteins below share one genomic window:
- the hisIE gene encoding bifunctional phosphoribosyl-AMP cyclohydrolase/phosphoribosyl-ATP diphosphatase HisIE: MKKIKDLTNLKFDKKGLIPTIIKESTTGEVLMLAYMNKTSLTKTLETGETWFWSRSRGELWHKGATSGHTQQVKEIRYDCDGDALLIEVIQKGAACHTGEKSCFYNDLYTTEKNEGRAQILQDLYGIIEDRKANPKEGSYTNYLFDKGMDKILKKVGEETAEVIIAAKNPAKEELIYETSDLLYHLLVLLKEKEVPLEDIFQELQSRHG, encoded by the coding sequence GTGAAAAAAATAAAAGACTTAACAAACCTAAAATTTGATAAAAAAGGACTAATCCCCACCATCATAAAGGAATCCACCACAGGAGAGGTTCTGATGCTGGCCTATATGAATAAGACCTCCCTGACAAAAACCCTAGAAACAGGAGAAACCTGGTTTTGGAGTCGCAGCAGGGGGGAGCTATGGCATAAGGGAGCCACCTCTGGACACACCCAACAGGTGAAGGAAATCCGATATGACTGTGATGGAGATGCCCTGTTAATTGAAGTCATACAAAAAGGTGCCGCCTGCCATACGGGAGAAAAATCCTGTTTTTATAATGACCTCTACACCACAGAAAAAAATGAAGGGAGGGCCCAAATACTACAGGACCTCTATGGCATTATAGAGGATCGGAAGGCAAATCCCAAGGAGGGCTCCTATACCAACTATCTCTTTGATAAGGGGATGGATAAAATCCTAAAAAAAGTCGGCGAAGAAACGGCAGAGGTTATTATCGCCGCCAAAAACCCAGCTAAGGAGGAGTTGATTTATGAGACCAGTGACCTCCTCTATCATCTATTGGTACTACTAAAAGAAAAGGAAGTACCTTTGGAGGATATTTTTCAAGAACTCCAAAGCCGCCACGGATAA
- the hisF gene encoding imidazole glycerol phosphate synthase subunit HisF — translation MLTKRIIPCLDVDKGRVVKGINFVDLKDVGDPVEVAKAYNRQGADELVFLDITASNEERDILLDVVKKTAQEITIPLTVGGGIRSTDDFRRVLESGADKVSINSAAVKNPKLITECARLFGSQVVVAIDVKRQRDGSYHVYIKGGQEDTGLEAVAWAREVEKLGAGEILLTSMDGDGTKGGYDLEITRQVSEAVGIPVIASGGAGNSEDFYDVFTEGKADAALAASLFHFKEVAIGELKNYLKEKGIPIKTNP, via the coding sequence ATGCTTACCAAACGAATCATACCCTGTCTAGATGTGGATAAGGGACGGGTTGTAAAGGGCATTAATTTTGTGGATCTAAAGGATGTAGGAGATCCTGTGGAGGTGGCTAAGGCCTATAACCGACAGGGGGCAGATGAACTGGTGTTTTTAGACATCACCGCCTCCAATGAAGAAAGGGACATTCTACTGGATGTGGTGAAGAAGACGGCCCAAGAGATTACTATTCCCTTGACGGTGGGGGGAGGTATCAGAAGCACCGATGATTTTCGACGGGTTCTAGAAAGTGGTGCTGATAAGGTTTCCATTAACTCAGCTGCTGTAAAAAATCCTAAGCTAATCACAGAATGTGCCAGACTATTTGGCTCCCAAGTGGTGGTGGCCATCGATGTTAAAAGACAACGGGATGGGAGCTATCACGTCTATATCAAAGGTGGGCAAGAGGACACAGGATTAGAAGCAGTAGCCTGGGCTAGGGAAGTAGAAAAGCTGGGGGCAGGGGAAATCCTACTTACCAGTATGGATGGAGATGGCACCAAAGGAGGGTATGATCTAGAAATTACCCGACAGGTCAGTGAAGCTGTAGGCATCCCCGTCATCGCCTCTGGTGGAGCAGGAAATTCCGAGGATTTCTACGATGTATTTACCGAGGGAAAGGCAGATGCAGCACTGGCGGCCTCTTTATTTCATTTTAAGGAAGTGGCCATAGGGGAATTAAAGAACTATTTAAAGGAAAAAGGCATACCCATAAAAACAAACCCCTAG